Genomic DNA from Patescibacteria group bacterium:
AATACCATCCAAAAGACTCTGCCAAACGATAGGGTAATTAAAACATATAAAAATGTCCAAACTGGTCCAAAGAGCCATGCGGGAGGAGCCCAAGAAGGCTTAATAATCTGTTGATACCAATCATATGATTGCATAACAACCTTATTATACCCTAGACTTCGCGCCTTAACATATTGGAATTAAGCAAGTAAAAGAAGATACTCCCCGACTTGTCGCGGAGGGATTCATTTCAGCTAATGTGTTGCGATTTCGCCCAATGTGCGGCGGTATAAGCGAAGTCCCCGAAGGGGATTTTGCGTATACCGCAGTTAGGCGATGTCGCGAGCTTTGCGAGCGATACGCCTAACAAGGCGAAGCCGCCGCACATTAGGCAAAATCTTCCTCCTTCAGGAGGAACCTGCGAGCAAAGCGAGCAGATTTTGCCTAACGTTTCGGTATATGGGAAGTTTGCCTTATTTTTTCTCATATACTCTTAATTCTTTAGTTGTTTCCTCAACAGCATCGCGGATTAGTTTTTCCAATTCTGACAAATTTCCTTCGTCAGCATTTTTTAGTGCTTGTATATATTTCTTCCTGCCTGTTTTAGTCTCAACTTTCAATTCAATTGGAGGTAAATTAAGATTAAGAAGAATGATACTTATCAAAAGCCTACCGATGCGACCATTGTAATCTTTAAATGGATGGATCCAAAGAAACCGATGGTGTGCCCAAGCAAGAAAACGAATCAATTCTCCAAGAAAATCGGCTTGATTTAAGTCTGGTAAATGTTTTAGCCTCTCGGCTAAATCTTTACAATAATTATCCATCAATTGAGAAATAAGATAGTATTTCGGCGGGGTGTGATCTGAAACAGTTACTTCAACTTTTCGGAAATTACCACCTTCTTTTGGAAATATCCAAGCAAAACCAATCTTGTGAAGTTTCTTGACGAAAGATGGCATTATGGCAATTTTTGTTTTCTTGCGCTTTTCCAAAATAAAATCCCAGGTTCGTTTTACGCCTTCAATTTCAAGAGGAATGAGTTTTGATCGGGGAATTATGCCAAATGCGGTTTCTCTGTAACTTGTTTCGTCTTTGCGCTTGGCCATATCTTTATTTAGTATCGTGCAAGCACCCTTTGTACCATTTGAGGCGTGGTTTCAGGATTCTCTGTTTTGGTTGTTCGGTAAAGCATTTTCTTTTCAAAAGCACTAAAAAATCGCTGACGTCTTGAATCAGACAGCTGTTGAAATTTCTTAAGAGTAGATAGAACCCTTTGTTTAGTCATATTTGAATTTTACCAAATAAGAAAAAATAAGGCAAATTTGGGTGAAAAAAATGGCACACCCTTATTTTTTCTAATCGTGCTATTTTTCTGTAACCCCATATACCGTGTTATGTGCTGTATGACACAGGAATGCCACGACTTTTTTAGAAAAAACGTTGTAGAAACTTAGCCGTTAAGTCAACAACCTCGTCTTGTTCATTGCTAAAACAGTGATCTGCGCCTTTGATAATATGGATTTCCTTAAGGTCATTGGCTATTTGAAAAGCTTTCTCTGATTGCTGGTACGGAACTTCTGAATCCTTATCTCCATGCAGAAAGAGAATAGGGCATTTGATTTCGCCCATTCTATTAAATAAATTTACGTCAGGGATCTCGTCTATAAATTGTTTACCAACTTTAAACCCTTCTTCCAAAAGAAACCCTTGTTCGACAAGCTTCCTTTGAGATTCATCAGTGAGATAGTTTTTGAATGCAGTATCAACGAAATCAAATGCTGGATACCAAAAAATTACAGCTTTCAAAAATTGATCATACGCTTTAGCCACTATTGAACCGCCCATACTTTCACCCAACAGGGCTATGTTAAAGTATCCTAGCGACTTGGCATGCTCGATAACTTTTTTCAAGTCTTCGACCTGCTTATCAACTATCATGTCAACATATTCACCCTCGCTTGGTGGGGTTCCTCTAAAGCTAAAGCGTATAACCGCATA
This window encodes:
- a CDS encoding lysophospholipase — its product is MNKDLIIKVDNLSVKGVLENSDAKKLVILVHGFTGDLHGPDNIFEKLSKKLQQLDYAVIRFSFRGTPPSEGEYVDMIVDKQVEDLKKVIEHAKSLGYFNIALLGESMGGSIVAKAYDQFLKAVIFWYPAFDFVDTAFKNYLTDESQRKLVEQGFLLEEGFKVGKQFIDEIPDVNLFNRMGEIKCPILFLHGDKDSEVPYQQSEKAFQIANDLKEIHIIKGADHCFSNEQDEVVDLTAKFLQRFF
- a CDS encoding Fic family protein, with protein sequence MAKRKDETSYRETAFGIIPRSKLIPLEIEGVKRTWDFILEKRKKTKIAIMPSFVKKLHKIGFAWIFPKEGGNFRKVEVTVSDHTPPKYYLISQLMDNYCKDLAERLKHLPDLNQADFLGELIRFLAWAHHRFLWIHPFKDYNGRIGRLLISIILLNLNLPPIELKVETKTGRKKYIQALKNADEGNLSELEKLIRDAVEETTKELRVYEKK